In Sphingomonas sp. PAMC26645, one DNA window encodes the following:
- a CDS encoding RecX family transcriptional regulator, with product MSVVIAVPWFVAALEHTTPIFSLAVQLRVPVWHNDGVTDDSHSESNAFPPSLDAGDRENGAFDDSSGTKRSSGKSWGKGGGKGGGSKERSRERPAPKPLDAAALEQMALRYVERFATTRGRLTDYLMRKIRERGWDGGTGAALAEPGELAQRMADLGYVDDRAFAEHRAAAMQRRGLGARRVAGAFREAGIDEGDAESVAPAIADRAVESALAFARRKRIGPYGTGDGDRKLHEKQLAAMLRAGHRFDLARKIVAAPPSDSPESMDFD from the coding sequence GTGTCGGTCGTCATCGCAGTTCCTTGGTTCGTCGCGGCGCTCGAACACACCACGCCTATCTTCAGTCTAGCCGTTCAACTTCGGGTGCCAGTGTGGCACAATGATGGCGTGACCGATGATAGCCACAGCGAAAGCAACGCGTTTCCCCCGTCGCTGGATGCCGGCGACCGGGAAAACGGCGCGTTCGACGATAGCAGCGGCACGAAGCGAAGCAGCGGCAAGAGCTGGGGCAAAGGCGGCGGTAAGGGCGGCGGCAGCAAGGAGCGTTCGCGCGAGCGTCCTGCGCCAAAACCGCTCGATGCTGCGGCGCTTGAACAGATGGCGCTGCGCTATGTCGAGCGGTTCGCGACCACGCGGGGCCGCCTGACCGATTACCTGATGCGGAAAATCCGCGAGCGGGGCTGGGACGGGGGCACCGGCGCGGCGCTGGCCGAGCCTGGTGAACTGGCGCAGCGGATGGCCGATCTCGGTTATGTCGACGACCGTGCCTTTGCCGAACATCGCGCTGCTGCGATGCAGCGACGCGGCCTCGGCGCTCGCCGAGTCGCCGGCGCGTTCCGCGAGGCCGGTATCGATGAAGGCGATGCGGAGTCCGTAGCGCCCGCAATCGCCGACCGCGCCGTCGAATCAGCTCTCGCCTTCGCACGGCGCAAGCGAATCGGCCCCTACGGCACCGGGGACGGCGACCGGAAACTTCACGAGAAACAGCTCGCGGCGATGCTGCGGGCGGGGCACCGGTTCGATCTTGCACGCAAAATTGTTGCTGCACCGCCGTCCGACAGCCCCGAATCGATGGATTTCGACTGA
- a CDS encoding cold shock domain-containing protein: MPVEVGPVEAETTTLTGVGEGVGAAETRAIGGVIKWFDVTRGFGFAVADDETVGDILVHFSVLQAHGRRSLPEGARVETLSVQRGRGFQAREILSIDLTNAVEEQVRAPVSPDRIDPIAMIDAAGPFEAASVKWFNRLKGYGFLVRGADGSDIFVHMETLRRAGIETVEPDQPLRARVVEGRKGPLAVAVEEDLG; this comes from the coding sequence ATGCCGGTAGAGGTGGGGCCAGTGGAAGCGGAAACGACGACGCTCACGGGTGTCGGCGAGGGTGTCGGCGCGGCCGAAACGCGCGCGATCGGCGGCGTCATCAAATGGTTCGACGTCACGCGCGGGTTCGGCTTCGCGGTGGCGGACGACGAGACCGTCGGCGATATTCTCGTACACTTTTCCGTCCTGCAGGCGCACGGCCGCCGCAGCCTCCCCGAAGGCGCGCGCGTCGAGACGCTGTCGGTCCAGCGCGGCCGCGGGTTCCAGGCGCGCGAGATCCTCTCGATCGATCTGACCAACGCGGTCGAGGAGCAGGTCAGGGCGCCGGTTTCGCCCGATCGGATCGATCCGATCGCGATGATCGACGCGGCGGGACCGTTCGAGGCAGCGTCGGTGAAATGGTTCAACCGGTTGAAGGGCTATGGCTTTCTGGTACGGGGTGCCGATGGCAGCGACATCTTCGTCCACATGGAAACGCTGCGTCGCGCCGGGATCGAGACGGTCGAACCCGACCAGCCGCTCCGCGCGCGCGTGGTCGAAGGGCGTAAGGGGCCGCTTGCCGTCGCGGTCGAAGAGGATTTGGGATGA
- a CDS encoding DUF192 domain-containing protein encodes MNSRADSDVAAVATLPLTIKSANGTHAFKVESAKTEAEQARGLMFRTDLKPDGGMLFWPYPAKGGEPVAANFWMKNTPSSLDIIYIRADGTIARIAENAVPFSEAPIPSGEPVGAVLELMGGRASELGIAEGDLVTWDKGAK; translated from the coding sequence ATGAATAGCCGGGCGGACTCGGACGTGGCCGCGGTCGCTACGCTGCCGCTGACGATCAAGAGCGCGAACGGGACGCATGCGTTCAAGGTCGAGAGCGCGAAGACGGAGGCGGAACAGGCGCGGGGTCTGATGTTCCGCACCGACCTGAAGCCCGACGGCGGCATGCTGTTCTGGCCGTATCCCGCCAAGGGTGGCGAACCCGTGGCGGCGAACTTCTGGATGAAGAATACGCCGAGCTCACTGGATATCATCTACATCCGCGCGGACGGGACGATCGCGAGGATCGCCGAGAATGCGGTGCCGTTTTCGGAAGCGCCGATCCCGTCGGGCGAGCCGGTCGGCGCAGTGCTGGAACTGATGGGCGGCCGCGCTTCGGAACTGGGAATTGCCGAGGGTGATCTGGTGACGTGGGACAAGGGCGCGAAGTAG
- a CDS encoding NADH:ubiquinone oxidoreductase subunit NDUFA12 translates to MGFLASTFTWWNGATLGTKFGLRSMAKKGEDALGNVYYEGGKDTAGNPRRWVIYQGATDASRVPPAWFSWLHHQVDDVPDRALPPIRAWQKPAVPNMTGTALAYRPAGALEKGGHRAAATGDYEAWTPEG, encoded by the coding sequence ATGGGCTTTCTCGCATCGACTTTCACGTGGTGGAACGGCGCCACCCTCGGCACCAAATTCGGCTTGCGTAGCATGGCGAAGAAGGGCGAGGACGCGCTCGGCAACGTCTATTACGAAGGCGGCAAGGACACCGCCGGCAACCCGCGCCGCTGGGTTATCTACCAGGGCGCGACCGACGCGAGCCGCGTGCCGCCGGCGTGGTTTAGCTGGCTGCATCACCAGGTCGACGACGTGCCCGATCGCGCATTGCCGCCGATCCGTGCGTGGCAGAAGCCCGCCGTGCCGAACATGACCGGTACCGCGCTCGCCTATCGCCCTGCCGGTGCGCTTGAAAAGGGTGGCCACCGTGCCGCCGCGACGGGCGATTACGAAGCCTGGACGCCCGAAGGGTGA
- the aat gene encoding leucyl/phenylalanyl-tRNA--protein transferase, translating to MSDVLDPQLVLGAYSVGVFPMADSRDAASVYWVEPRRRAVLPLDGFQLSRSLRKTIAADRFQVTVDTAFERVVQLCAESVEGRPETWINDGIERVFQTLHAMGFAHSVECWDGGKLVGGLYGLSLGRAFFGESMVSRATDASKVALAHLVARLRTGGFTLLDCQFQTSHLASLGAIEIDRKDYVALLGAALEGALKPSSGGGVSSAAGDFRALDRLAGKASAGGAVSGPVSGKVIAQLLVQTS from the coding sequence ATGAGCGACGTTTTAGACCCTCAACTCGTGCTCGGCGCCTATTCGGTCGGCGTGTTCCCAATGGCGGACAGCCGCGACGCCGCCAGCGTGTACTGGGTAGAGCCGCGCCGCCGCGCTGTCCTGCCACTCGACGGGTTCCAGCTCTCGCGCTCGCTGAGGAAGACGATCGCCGCGGACCGGTTTCAGGTCACGGTAGACACGGCGTTCGAGCGTGTCGTCCAACTGTGCGCCGAAAGCGTAGAGGGCCGCCCCGAGACGTGGATCAACGACGGCATCGAACGAGTCTTCCAGACGCTCCACGCGATGGGGTTCGCGCACTCGGTCGAATGCTGGGACGGCGGCAAGCTGGTTGGGGGGCTCTACGGCCTGTCACTCGGGCGCGCGTTCTTCGGCGAAAGCATGGTCAGTCGTGCCACCGACGCCTCGAAGGTCGCGCTCGCGCACCTCGTCGCGCGGCTGAGAACGGGCGGGTTCACGCTGCTCGACTGCCAGTTCCAGACCTCGCATCTCGCCTCGCTCGGCGCGATCGAGATCGACCGCAAGGACTATGTCGCGTTGCTGGGCGCGGCACTCGAGGGAGCGCTCAAGCCATCCTCCGGCGGCGGAGTATCGTCGGCAGCCGGCGATTTCCGCGCGCTCGATCGCTTGGCCGGCAAGGCTTCGGCGGGCGGCGCGGTATCGGGGCCAGTCTCCGGGAAGGTCATCGCGCAGCTCTTGGTCCAGACGTCGTAG
- a CDS encoding ParA family protein: MATVAIYSLKGGVGKTTLSVNLAWCAATLSARRTLLWDLDPQAASTWVLGGPHGAGGKVDQAQAMFSKDVAVAKQARPTAYPHLDLIAADASLRGLDQLFHEMDKKKRLAKLLSELAAYDRVILDCPPGLTETADQVMRAADLIVIPVIPSPLSTRAYDAVVQHLGGRTPLLPVHVMVDKRRALHAEALARHPDWPVIPMASNIESMAAKRSPVGVFAPKSAAAQAFADLWRRIEHRLTA; this comes from the coding sequence ATGGCAACCGTTGCGATCTACAGCCTCAAGGGTGGCGTCGGGAAGACGACGCTTTCGGTGAACCTGGCGTGGTGCGCCGCGACATTGTCGGCGCGCCGCACGCTGCTCTGGGATCTGGATCCGCAGGCGGCGTCCACGTGGGTGCTCGGCGGACCCCATGGAGCCGGGGGTAAAGTCGATCAGGCGCAGGCGATGTTCTCGAAGGATGTCGCGGTCGCCAAGCAGGCGCGGCCGACCGCCTACCCGCATCTCGACCTGATCGCCGCCGACGCGTCGCTGCGCGGGCTCGACCAGCTGTTCCACGAGATGGACAAGAAAAAGCGGCTCGCCAAGCTCCTGTCCGAACTTGCCGCCTATGACCGCGTGATCCTCGATTGTCCGCCGGGACTGACCGAGACCGCGGACCAGGTAATGCGCGCGGCCGATCTTATCGTAATTCCCGTCATCCCCTCGCCGCTGTCGACCCGCGCCTACGACGCGGTGGTCCAGCATCTGGGCGGCCGCACGCCGCTGCTCCCGGTCCACGTGATGGTCGACAAGCGACGGGCACTGCATGCCGAGGCGCTGGCCCGCCACCCCGACTGGCCGGTGATCCCGATGGCGAGCAACATCGAGTCGATGGCGGCCAAGCGCTCGCCGGTCGGCGTGTTCGCACCGAAGTCCGCCGCGGCGCAGGCGTTTGCGGACCTCTGGCGCCGGATCGAACACCGGCTCACCGCATGA
- a CDS encoding cysteine synthase A: protein MHTTPDTLALIGNTPLVRLRGPSEATGCDIFGKCEYTNPGASVKDRAALFIVEDAEQRGLLQPGGTIVEGTAGNTGIGLALVANAKGYKTIIVMPETQSREKMDTLRALGAELVLVPAAAFSSPCHFVHTSRRIADETPGAIWANQFDNTANRRAHIVGTAEEIWAQMDGRIDGFTCAAGTGGTIAGVGLGLKAKDESVCIALSDPHGAALYNYYAHGELKAEGSSAAEGIGQGRITANLEGAPIDTQFRISDQEGYAWVRRLLDEEGLCLGLSSGINVAGAVALAKHLGPGKRIATILCDTGFRYLSTLYDPEWRQAKGLV from the coding sequence ATGCATACGACACCCGACACGCTCGCCCTGATTGGCAACACGCCGCTTGTTCGTCTGAGAGGTCCCAGCGAGGCCACCGGCTGCGATATCTTCGGCAAGTGCGAATACACGAACCCCGGCGCGTCGGTGAAGGATCGAGCCGCTTTGTTCATCGTCGAGGATGCGGAGCAGCGCGGACTGCTCCAGCCCGGCGGCACGATCGTCGAGGGCACGGCAGGCAATACCGGGATCGGCCTCGCTCTGGTCGCCAATGCCAAGGGCTACAAGACGATCATCGTCATGCCCGAGACGCAGAGTCGCGAAAAGATGGACACGTTGCGGGCTCTAGGTGCCGAACTGGTATTAGTCCCCGCCGCAGCATTCTCGTCGCCGTGCCATTTCGTCCATACCTCGCGCCGCATCGCCGACGAGACGCCGGGCGCGATCTGGGCAAACCAGTTCGACAACACCGCCAATCGCCGCGCGCATATTGTCGGGACCGCAGAGGAGATCTGGGCACAGATGGACGGGCGGATCGACGGTTTCACCTGCGCTGCGGGCACCGGTGGGACGATCGCCGGGGTTGGGCTCGGGCTCAAGGCGAAGGACGAAAGCGTCTGCATCGCGCTCAGCGATCCGCATGGCGCGGCGCTGTATAATTATTACGCACACGGCGAACTGAAAGCGGAGGGCTCTTCGGCCGCCGAGGGGATCGGGCAGGGGCGCATCACCGCCAATCTGGAGGGCGCGCCGATCGATACGCAGTTTCGGATTTCGGATCAGGAGGGCTATGCGTGGGTCCGACGGTTACTCGACGAGGAAGGGCTCTGCCTCGGATTGTCGTCCGGGATCAACGTCGCCGGTGCAGTGGCGCTGGCGAAGCATCTGGGACCTGGCAAGCGGATCGCGACGATCCTGTGCGACACCGGATTCCGCTATCTCTCGACGCTGTACGATCCCGAATGGCGTCAGGCGAAGGGTCTGGTCTGA